A part of Ignavibacteriales bacterium genomic DNA contains:
- a CDS encoding hydrolase: MQPYFNQTPSVKTVAKVLTTNGALYCLMICFEELGKIQQTTGMLDQFSGDIVSIMLDTFGDNKTAYKFAVTASGGRADSRLLDDARNRDYSWDGIWFTESKIYDWGYVVEIQIPYKSIQYDETLTEWGIDFDRWFGYNSEDIYWCEYEQNEGQRISKFGTLLLNDFKPQVKGLNLEIYPVAIGKLNYIGNEKYDFDPDIGLDVLYNPSQKLKFLLTVNPDFAQIEADPFTFNISRYETFFSERRPFFTEGSEVFNASGRQNNTGFYRPLELFYSRRIGKKLPGGNEVPLTFGTKAFGRFGDWEYGGFVSMTGKTDYSIEGQNIAEPKSIFGSARIKKQIFQNSTIGVLFVGKKNQDNIYGVIDIDGAFRESTWQLAYQLARSIKNDQGDFAGSAGFTMFGENWLNLARIRYVGNNFDINEVGFVPWQGTTEFAGISGPSWYFDDGYIRQILLYGGIAGNYEKIDAYTDLQAIIGFNMQFRDNWGYEITFGKGKTKDAGKTFSSYDLNISSWYNISPVWNGNLWGDIQNL, from the coding sequence TTGCAGCCATACTTCAACCAAACTCCTTCGGTTAAAACTGTAGCCAAGGTTCTAACGACAAATGGTGCACTATATTGTTTGATGATTTGTTTCGAAGAGTTGGGAAAAATTCAACAAACAACAGGTATGCTTGACCAATTCAGCGGAGATATTGTATCTATAATGCTCGACACATTTGGAGATAATAAAACCGCATATAAATTTGCTGTTACTGCTTCAGGTGGACGTGCTGATTCCCGGCTGCTCGATGATGCAAGAAATCGTGACTATAGCTGGGATGGTATCTGGTTTACTGAATCAAAAATTTATGATTGGGGTTATGTTGTTGAAATTCAAATTCCTTATAAATCTATACAGTATGATGAAACTTTAACTGAATGGGGTATAGATTTCGACCGCTGGTTCGGTTACAATTCTGAAGATATATACTGGTGTGAGTACGAACAGAATGAAGGTCAAAGAATTTCCAAGTTCGGAACTCTGCTTCTAAACGATTTTAAACCTCAGGTAAAAGGATTAAATCTTGAAATTTATCCTGTTGCAATTGGGAAGCTAAATTATATTGGAAATGAAAAATACGATTTCGATCCTGATATAGGGCTTGATGTACTTTATAATCCATCACAAAAATTAAAATTTTTATTAACTGTCAATCCTGATTTTGCACAGATTGAAGCTGATCCGTTTACATTTAATATTTCCCGGTATGAAACTTTTTTTAGCGAGCGCCGACCTTTTTTTACCGAAGGAAGCGAGGTATTCAATGCATCCGGCAGGCAAAACAACACTGGCTTCTACCGCCCCCTTGAACTTTTTTATTCGAGACGAATAGGCAAAAAACTTCCAGGGGGAAATGAAGTCCCTTTAACCTTTGGCACAAAAGCATTTGGACGGTTTGGTGATTGGGAGTACGGCGGGTTTGTTTCAATGACCGGCAAAACTGATTATTCAATTGAAGGACAAAACATTGCCGAACCAAAGTCAATATTTGGTTCGGCAAGAATCAAAAAACAAATTTTTCAAAACTCAACAATTGGAGTTTTATTTGTTGGGAAAAAGAATCAAGATAATATCTATGGAGTTATTGATATTGACGGCGCATTCAGAGAATCGACCTGGCAGCTTGCCTATCAACTTGCCCGATCCATTAAAAATGATCAGGGTGATTTTGCCGGCTCTGCGGGATTTACAATGTTTGGTGAAAATTGGTTGAACCTTGCTCGTATTCGGTACGTTGGAAATAACTTTGATATTAATGAAGTCGGTTTTGTGCCCTGGCAAGGGACGACTGAATTCGCTGGCATCTCAGGTCCATCGTGGTATTTTGATGATGGTTACATTAGACAAATACTTCTTTATGGCGGTATCGCCGGAAACTACGAAAAAATAGATGCATACACTGATTTGCAGGCTATTATAGGATTCAATATGCAGTTTAGAGACAACTGGGGATATGAAATAACTTTCGGGAAAGGTAAAACTAAAGATGCTGGAAAAACTTTTTCATCTTACGATTTAAATATCAGCAGCTGGTATAATATTTCACCTGTGTGGAATGGGAATCTGTGGGGGGATATTCAAAACCTATAA
- a CDS encoding (4Fe-4S)-binding protein: MPDIADNSTILNFNKQMDIKKEYSNGEITILWQASKCQHSANCIHGLPKVFNSTQSPWINIFGESTEKILETVSKCPSGALTVKEVLKSGSELKRGDAIQIVVSENGPINIKGNFDIFDSRGNKVKSKGSVSLCRCGGSASKPFCDGTHKKNNFQG, from the coding sequence ATGCCTGACATAGCAGATAATAGCACGATCTTAAATTTTAACAAACAAATGGATATAAAAAAAGAGTACTCAAATGGAGAAATAACGATATTGTGGCAAGCATCAAAATGCCAGCATTCCGCTAATTGCATTCATGGGCTGCCAAAAGTTTTTAACTCAACTCAATCACCGTGGATAAATATTTTTGGAGAAAGCACCGAGAAAATTTTGGAAACTGTCAGTAAATGTCCGTCAGGTGCATTAACTGTCAAAGAGGTATTAAAGTCAGGTAGCGAATTAAAGCGGGGGGATGCAATTCAAATTGTAGTTTCAGAAAATGGTCCAATAAATATTAAGGGAAATTTTGACATATTTGACTCTCGTGGAAATAAAGTGAAGTCAAAAGGCAGTGTTTCACTTTGCCGATGTGGGGGATCCGCAAGCAAACCATTTTGCGACGGCACGCACAAAAAAAATAATTTTCAAGGTTAG
- a CDS encoding proline--tRNA ligase → MRLSKSFVPTLKEVPNDAVVISHILMLRTGMIRMLSAGIYSFLPLGYRVVRKISEIIREEMNAIGGQEFHLPALNPKEIWEETNRVEAFGDTMFHLKNREYVLAPTHEEIMTYHARNVVKSYKDMPQIWYQIQTKFRNEPRPRSGVIRGRQFLMKDAYSFDTSWEGLDKSYKLHDKAYRNIFDRCGLKYFVVGASSGAMGGTGSEEFMVKSVAGEDTVAYCEACGYAANVEVAASRIDSVERDAESKTIYEISTPNVHSIDELCEFLKIDETQCAKSRIYIHNDKPVLILMLGNDEVNETKLEKVLGGNVRSAHPEELKNISGADAGSIGPVGFNGRIIADNRLKDANNMFSGANKNDYHIGGIDFNRDIPSIEYADFRTVKSGEGCPRCEKHLEVFPAIELGHIFKLGTKYSDSMGALFTDEKGDEHPIIMGSYGIGVERVMACYIEQNHDANGIIWDKILAPFQVHLLGLNLKKQEIVDACEKVYKDLNEQSIEVLFDDRDVTAGFKFNDADLLGMPIQVVIGEKKHRFN, encoded by the coding sequence ATGAGATTATCAAAATCTTTTGTTCCCACCCTAAAAGAAGTTCCGAACGATGCTGTTGTTATCAGTCACATATTAATGCTTAGAACAGGAATGATCAGAATGTTATCTGCCGGAATTTATTCATTTCTGCCGCTTGGTTATCGAGTCGTTAGAAAAATTTCAGAAATCATTCGTGAAGAAATGAATGCAATTGGAGGACAGGAATTTCATCTTCCCGCACTTAATCCTAAGGAAATTTGGGAAGAAACAAATCGTGTTGAAGCTTTTGGTGATACAATGTTTCATCTAAAAAATCGCGAGTATGTTTTAGCTCCAACTCATGAAGAGATTATGACTTATCACGCACGCAATGTTGTAAAATCGTACAAAGATATGCCGCAAATCTGGTATCAGATCCAAACTAAGTTTAGAAATGAACCAAGACCAAGAAGCGGCGTAATTCGTGGCAGACAATTTTTGATGAAAGATGCCTACAGCTTTGATACAAGCTGGGAAGGATTGGATAAATCCTACAAGTTACACGATAAAGCTTATAGAAACATATTTGATCGTTGTGGGCTAAAATATTTTGTAGTAGGTGCATCAAGCGGTGCTATGGGTGGAACTGGTTCCGAAGAATTTATGGTTAAATCTGTTGCCGGCGAAGATACAGTTGCTTATTGTGAAGCTTGCGGCTATGCTGCCAATGTTGAGGTCGCTGCATCACGAATTGATTCTGTTGAAAGAGATGCTGAGAGTAAAACTATTTATGAAATATCAACACCAAATGTTCATTCAATAGATGAGCTTTGTGAATTTCTTAAGATAGATGAAACACAATGTGCAAAATCCAGAATTTATATTCATAACGATAAACCTGTTTTAATTTTAATGCTTGGTAATGATGAAGTGAATGAAACAAAACTAGAAAAAGTTCTTGGCGGCAATGTTCGCTCTGCTCATCCGGAAGAATTAAAAAATATTTCTGGGGCAGATGCTGGTTCAATTGGTCCGGTTGGATTTAATGGAAGAATTATTGCAGATAATCGTTTGAAAGATGCAAACAATATGTTTAGCGGTGCAAATAAAAATGATTATCATATTGGCGGAATTGATTTTAATCGTGACATTCCATCAATTGAGTACGCAGATTTTAGAACGGTAAAATCAGGTGAAGGCTGCCCGCGATGTGAAAAGCATCTTGAAGTTTTTCCCGCAATTGAACTTGGGCATATATTTAAACTTGGGACAAAATATTCCGATTCGATGGGTGCATTGTTTACTGATGAAAAAGGTGACGAACATCCTATTATTATGGGAAGTTACGGAATTGGAGTGGAACGTGTAATGGCTTGTTATATTGAGCAAAATCACGATGCAAATGGAATTATTTGGGATAAAATTCTTGCACCATTTCAAGTTCACTTACTTGGATTGAATTTGAAGAAGCAGGAAATCGTAGATGCTTGTGAAAAAGTCTACAAAGATTTAAATGAGCAATCCATAGAAGTTCTATTTGATGATCGCGATGTAACTGCAGGATTTAAATTTAATGATGCAGATTTACTTGGTATGCCAATCCAGGTTGTAATTGGCGAAAAGAAACACAGATTCAACTGA
- a CDS encoding inorganic diphosphatase, whose amino-acid sequence MYSKPFHPWHNVSPGKDIPKTVNGIIEIPKGSKGKYELDKESGLLRLDRVLYSSVHYPANYGFIPQTYCDDKDPLDILIICSIDVDPLCIIEAKVIGVMHMIDDNEQDDKIVAVANNDMAVNYINDITELPPHTVVELRRFFEDYKKLEHKQVIVEQFLGREAAYNIVNNAIELYDKMKDSLTK is encoded by the coding sequence ATGTATTCAAAACCATTTCACCCCTGGCATAATGTTAGTCCCGGAAAAGATATACCAAAAACTGTAAACGGAATTATCGAAATACCTAAAGGTTCAAAAGGTAAGTATGAGCTTGATAAAGAAAGCGGATTATTAAGATTAGATCGTGTTCTTTATTCATCTGTTCATTATCCTGCTAACTATGGATTTATTCCACAAACATATTGTGATGACAAAGATCCATTGGATATTCTTATAATCTGCTCAATTGATGTTGATCCGCTTTGTATTATCGAAGCAAAAGTCATCGGGGTTATGCACATGATTGATGATAACGAGCAGGATGATAAAATTGTTGCGGTTGCTAATAATGACATGGCAGTTAATTACATAAATGATATTACAGAACTTCCGCCGCACACTGTTGTAGAATTAAGAAGATTTTTTGAAGATTATAAAAAGTTAGAGCACAAACAAGTTATAGTTGAACAGTTTCTTGGACGAGAAGCTGCTTACAACATAGTTAACAATGCGATTGAGTTATATGATAAGATGAAAGATAGTTTAACGAAGTAG
- a CDS encoding U32 family peptidase — protein sequence MITKNNKPELMAPAGDWTMLRAAVSNGADAVYFGLDKLNMRAKAANFTLDELPEVVSFCKEHKVKTYLTLNTIVFEEEIAELEEIIISAKQNGVDRSICSDLAVADLCYKHEFPFCISTQSSISNSLAADVYKRMGAVRIVMARECSLEEIKKIRAKTDLEIEAFVHGAMCIAVSGRCFMSHHLFGKSANRGECVQPCRREYEVIDSATDKSLIIGEDYVMSPKDLCTIEFIDQLIEAGINSFKIEGRKRSPEYVAKSVSIYRQAIDLYFEGGLNEVKKKKFLGELEKVYNRGFSSGFYFGIPSSEEYAGVNGSKATTRKVYAGKVVNYFSNIQVAHILMESGQIKIGDEILIMGETTGVLDIKLEKLTVNDKDNSSAKRGDEITLEIPSLVRRNDKVYLIEKL from the coding sequence ATGATAACTAAAAACAACAAACCAGAACTTATGGCTCCAGCAGGGGATTGGACTATGTTGCGGGCTGCTGTTAGCAATGGTGCAGACGCTGTTTATTTTGGCTTGGATAAACTTAATATGCGTGCAAAGGCTGCAAACTTTACTCTTGATGAACTTCCCGAAGTAGTTTCTTTTTGTAAAGAACACAAGGTAAAAACATATCTTACACTTAACACAATTGTTTTTGAAGAAGAGATTGCTGAGCTTGAAGAAATAATTATTTCAGCCAAACAAAACGGCGTTGATAGAAGTATCTGCTCTGATCTTGCCGTTGCTGATTTATGTTATAAACACGAATTTCCTTTTTGTATTTCCACGCAAAGCTCAATCTCAAATTCACTTGCTGCTGATGTTTATAAAAGAATGGGTGCAGTAAGAATTGTTATGGCGCGTGAGTGTTCATTAGAAGAGATTAAGAAGATTCGTGCAAAAACTGATTTGGAGATAGAAGCATTTGTTCACGGTGCAATGTGTATTGCGGTTAGTGGTAGATGTTTTATGAGTCACCATTTATTTGGCAAAAGTGCAAATCGCGGCGAGTGTGTCCAGCCTTGCAGACGAGAATATGAAGTGATTGATTCTGCAACTGATAAATCTCTAATCATTGGTGAAGATTATGTAATGTCACCCAAAGATTTATGCACAATTGAATTTATTGATCAGTTAATTGAAGCCGGAATAAATTCATTTAAAATTGAAGGAAGAAAAAGATCGCCGGAATATGTTGCTAAGTCAGTTTCAATTTACAGGCAGGCGATAGATCTTTATTTTGAGGGGGGATTGAATGAAGTGAAGAAAAAAAAATTTCTTGGCGAACTTGAAAAAGTTTATAACCGTGGTTTCTCCTCTGGATTTTATTTTGGCATTCCTTCATCGGAGGAATACGCTGGAGTTAATGGTAGTAAAGCAACCACAAGAAAAGTTTATGCGGGTAAAGTCGTAAATTATTTTAGCAATATTCAAGTCGCTCACATTTTAATGGAATCAGGTCAAATAAAAATTGGTGATGAAATTTTAATAATGGGAGAAACAACAGGAGTGCTTGATATTAAATTAGAAAAGCTAACTGTAAATGATAAAGACAATTCGTCTGCTAAAAGAGGAGATGAAATAACTTTAGAAATTCCTTCTCTTGTTAGACGAAATGATAAAGTTTATTTAATTGAAAAATTGTAG
- the pepT gene encoding peptidase T, with protein sequence MFDANYKFTCVERFLKYVKYDTQSDEESTSFPSSEKQKILSKDLAEELKALGLKDAHMDEWGYVMATLPSNTNKKVDPIAFIAHVDTSPAVTGKDVKPMIRKNYHGGDIKLENGGWVISVDDNPDLKNMIGFDIITTDGSTLLGADNKAGVAEIVDAVNYLLTHPEVKHGDIKVCFTPDEEVGRGTEKIDLKKLGAKYAYTIDGSSKGELETETFSADAVVIKFFGKNIHPGYAKNIMVNSIKVASYFIDNLPKGTLSPETTDGREGYVHCGYFNGNEELTTLKFIIRDFITSKLKDYEDFLKKLAEETVAKYPGARMEFQVIEQYRNMKEILDKHPHVNQYAVEAMERLGIKPIMHPIRGGTDGSRLSFMGLPTPNIFAGEHSFHSQLEWVAIQDMEMAVKTIVEVAKVWEEKA encoded by the coding sequence ATGTTCGATGCAAATTATAAATTCACTTGTGTTGAGAGATTTTTAAAGTATGTTAAATACGATACACAATCAGATGAAGAATCAACTTCATTTCCAAGCTCTGAAAAACAAAAAATACTTTCTAAAGATCTTGCGGAAGAATTAAAAGCGCTGGGATTAAAAGATGCTCATATGGATGAGTGGGGTTATGTAATGGCTACTCTTCCATCAAACACAAATAAAAAAGTTGATCCGATTGCATTCATCGCGCACGTTGATACTTCTCCTGCGGTAACTGGAAAAGATGTAAAGCCAATGATTAGAAAAAATTATCATGGCGGGGATATTAAACTTGAAAATGGAGGATGGGTTATTTCTGTTGATGATAATCCTGATCTAAAAAATATGATTGGATTTGATATCATTACCACCGACGGCTCTACGCTATTAGGTGCTGATAATAAAGCAGGTGTTGCTGAAATTGTAGATGCAGTTAATTATCTATTGACTCATCCAGAAGTTAAACACGGAGATATTAAAGTTTGCTTTACTCCTGATGAAGAAGTTGGAAGAGGAACTGAAAAGATTGATTTAAAAAAACTTGGCGCAAAGTATGCTTATACTATTGATGGATCAAGCAAAGGCGAACTTGAGACTGAAACTTTTTCTGCCGATGCTGTTGTTATAAAATTTTTTGGCAAAAACATTCATCCCGGCTATGCAAAAAATATAATGGTTAATTCAATAAAAGTTGCTTCGTACTTTATTGATAATCTTCCTAAAGGCACATTATCTCCTGAGACAACCGATGGCAGAGAAGGCTACGTTCATTGCGGATATTTTAATGGGAATGAAGAATTAACTACTCTTAAATTCATCATCCGTGACTTTATAACATCAAAGCTTAAAGACTACGAGGATTTTCTAAAAAAACTTGCGGAGGAAACAGTTGCAAAATACCCCGGCGCAAGAATGGAATTCCAGGTAATTGAACAGTATAGAAATATGAAAGAAATTTTAGACAAACATCCGCACGTTAATCAATACGCTGTTGAAGCAATGGAGCGATTAGGAATAAAACCAATCATGCATCCAATTCGCGGCGGTACGGATGGATCGCGTTTATCTTTTATGGGATTGCCAACACCAAATATTTTTGCAGGCGAGCATAGTTTCCATTCACAGCTTGAATGGGTCGCAATTCAAGATATGGAAATGGCAGTAAAGACAATTGTTGAGGTTGCAAAAGTTTGGGAAGAAAAAGCTTAA
- a CDS encoding OmpA family protein yields the protein MNLFFRIVFIAVIFSISVHAQKISNQLYHPFSGTLVLSFEGGSTLEYTDFKGSGFDYFGRATLEYFFASSTKSSFGLRAFGGGGFISGEDTRFDPTIFRTKIGFFGGGIVYAFSLGEVVFPYLFAGVSNLWFDPKGEADQKLPNNLADVYKKNELNYNGELGFRFLITDNTTINLAGGVQISPNDFLDDIASGKSNDIFFTLSAGLSYAFFTQNDIDNDGVVDSKDVCPNTPAGVKVDEFGCPLDGDKDGVPDYLDKCFSTPKEVKVDKDGCPLDSDKDNIPDYMDLCSNTPFGVEVDEFGCPFDRDADGVPDYLDKCVATPYDVQVDANGCPIDSDKDGLPDFLDQCPDTPLGDKIDQNGCTVVEPKIVKEEIKEVTLSGATNFGFNSAQLLPTAYAELDKLVVSMKENPLSRWRIEGHTDNVGSAEGNKKLSLMRAESVLNYFVSKGIMKNRFEVVGLGKEFPIADNKTEEGRAKNRRVKIIKIN from the coding sequence ATGAATCTGTTTTTTAGAATTGTTTTTATTGCTGTAATTTTTTCTATTTCAGTCCACGCACAAAAAATTTCTAATCAATTATATCATCCGTTTTCGGGTACACTTGTTTTATCCTTTGAAGGAGGTTCGACACTTGAATACACTGACTTTAAGGGCAGTGGATTTGATTATTTCGGTAGAGCAACTCTCGAATACTTCTTTGCTTCTTCAACAAAAAGCTCTTTTGGATTAAGAGCGTTTGGGGGTGGTGGATTTATATCGGGAGAGGATACGAGATTTGATCCAACTATTTTTCGAACTAAAATTGGATTCTTTGGTGGTGGAATTGTTTACGCATTTTCTTTAGGTGAAGTAGTATTTCCTTATCTATTTGCGGGTGTTTCAAATTTATGGTTTGATCCAAAAGGCGAAGCCGATCAAAAACTGCCAAATAATCTTGCAGATGTTTACAAGAAAAATGAATTAAATTATAACGGTGAATTAGGCTTTAGATTTTTGATTACTGATAACACAACTATTAATCTCGCCGGCGGTGTGCAGATAAGTCCAAATGATTTTCTTGATGATATTGCATCAGGAAAAAGCAACGACATATTTTTTACTTTGTCTGCTGGATTATCTTATGCATTTTTTACGCAAAATGATATTGATAATGATGGTGTCGTTGACTCCAAAGATGTTTGTCCAAATACACCAGCCGGAGTAAAAGTTGATGAGTTTGGCTGTCCTCTTGACGGAGACAAGGATGGGGTTCCCGATTATCTCGATAAATGTTTCTCAACGCCAAAAGAAGTCAAAGTTGATAAAGACGGCTGCCCGCTTGATTCAGACAAAGACAATATCCCCGACTATATGGATTTGTGTTCAAATACTCCCTTTGGAGTTGAGGTTGATGAATTTGGCTGTCCCTTTGATCGTGATGCTGATGGCGTTCCGGATTATCTTGATAAGTGTGTTGCCACTCCCTATGATGTTCAGGTTGATGCAAATGGCTGTCCGATTGATTCGGATAAAGATGGCTTACCGGATTTTCTCGACCAATGTCCGGACACACCACTTGGTGATAAGATAGATCAGAATGGATGCACTGTTGTCGAGCCGAAAATTGTAAAAGAGGAAATTAAAGAAGTAACCCTTAGCGGTGCGACCAATTTTGGGTTTAACAGCGCTCAGCTATTACCCACCGCTTACGCCGAACTTGACAAATTAGTTGTATCAATGAAGGAAAATCCATTAAGCCGCTGGAGAATAGAAGGACACACTGATAATGTCGGTTCTGCGGAAGGGAACAAAAAATTATCTCTTATGCGTGCCGAATCCGTTTTAAATTATTTTGTATCAAAAGGAATTATGAAAAACAGGTTTGAAGTTGTCGGGCTTGGTAAGGAATTCCCTATTGCCGATAACAAAACCGAAGAAGGTAGAGCAAAAAATAGAAGAGTTAAAATCATTAAAATTAATTGA
- a CDS encoding T9SS type A sorting domain-containing protein, with protein sequence MLGEQVAELYNGEIASGRQKFTFDASQLSSGVYFVNLVSPGSRQTKKILLLK encoded by the coding sequence TTGCTCGGTGAGCAAGTTGCAGAACTTTACAATGGTGAGATAGCTTCAGGCAGGCAGAAGTTTACATTCGATGCTTCTCAGCTAAGTTCAGGAGTATATTTTGTGAATCTTGTCTCACCCGGTTCAAGGCAAACAAAGAAAATTCTTTTATTAAAATAA
- a CDS encoding carboxypeptidase regulatory-like domain-containing protein, which yields MKNFSKLLILLLGFNSFLLAQPKLDIEPGEIEFEDIFKRFESVYLINEGDQPLVIDSIQYNHDLYFLRFDGPWQSPNQLMPGDSVKMDCILIGFYYISSFDTTDTLFVYNNGEEPIEDLKIKIDFFDDDQSTGIIQGIITDGTNPIPEAEVNIIYGGNYILKKSFTDINGNFSCMLPPGEFTIAAQKDSFYVGFYDGQFAPFYAKKIILEADSTVNINITLSKMLETNQSLSGQVVDSVSGFPSKGIVVIRTGGHNPSKMIQLNDVPMPDNIYTVFTDNQGFFSAKNIINPGYYYVQAFSDFFVPSYYGDPTSTVFWQLADSVLVDSPVTGKNIALLRDSSFGGGKGSGFVNIMPGKSFVPADVILYAQSITNNLIYNYGFTQIDGTFDIGFLPQGTYKLVAQRIGFSDAFSKEFSVDPLNPMVDSIE from the coding sequence ATGAAAAATTTTTCAAAACTTTTGATTTTACTACTTGGGTTTAATTCTTTTTTATTGGCTCAGCCTAAATTAGACATCGAGCCGGGAGAAATTGAATTTGAGGATATTTTCAAAAGGTTTGAATCGGTTTATTTAATTAATGAAGGTGATCAGCCGTTAGTAATAGATTCAATCCAGTATAATCATGACTTGTATTTTCTAAGATTTGATGGACCATGGCAAAGTCCAAATCAATTGATGCCGGGCGATTCCGTAAAAATGGATTGTATCCTTATCGGGTTTTATTATATCTCTTCTTTCGATACTACTGACACACTATTCGTTTATAATAATGGAGAAGAACCGATTGAGGACTTAAAAATTAAAATTGATTTTTTTGATGATGATCAAAGCACCGGAATAATTCAAGGTATTATTACTGATGGAACTAATCCAATTCCCGAAGCCGAAGTTAATATTATATACGGCGGTAACTATATTCTTAAAAAATCTTTTACTGATATTAATGGTAACTTTTCTTGCATGCTTCCGCCCGGAGAGTTTACCATCGCAGCGCAAAAAGATTCCTTCTATGTTGGATTTTATGATGGTCAGTTTGCACCCTTTTATGCAAAGAAAATAATACTGGAAGCTGATTCGACAGTAAATATTAATATTACATTATCTAAAATGCTTGAGACTAATCAATCTCTTTCCGGGCAGGTAGTTGATAGTGTTTCCGGTTTTCCCTCAAAAGGAATTGTTGTAATTCGTACAGGGGGGCATAACCCGAGTAAAATGATTCAATTAAACGATGTTCCGATGCCGGATAATATTTACACTGTGTTTACTGATAATCAAGGATTTTTTAGTGCAAAGAATATTATAAATCCTGGCTATTATTATGTGCAGGCTTTCTCAGATTTTTTTGTCCCTTCGTATTATGGTGATCCAACTTCAACGGTATTCTGGCAATTAGCTGATTCAGTATTAGTTGATTCTCCCGTGACAGGAAAAAATATAGCTCTGCTAAGAGACTCCTCCTTTGGAGGGGGCAAAGGAAGTGGATTCGTAAATATTATGCCGGGGAAAAGTTTTGTTCCCGCTGATGTTATACTTTATGCTCAGTCAATCACAAATAATTTAATTTACAATTATGGATTCACGCAAATTGACGGAACTTTCGATATCGGTTTTCTACCCCAAGGAACATATAAACTTGTTGCTCAGAGAATAGGTTTTTCAGATGCTTTTAGTAAAGAGTTTAGTGTTGATCCTCTAAACCCTATGGTAGATAGTATTGAGTGA
- a CDS encoding RNA polymerase sigma factor yields the protein MAIDNLNYINFSQKELDELFRASLAGDSKAFRTLSIHVRNIAFSYFQSKQRQGKIINTDDVDDLTNNVYLAFAEQYQKVENLEFWLRRVLFLSFINWYKKNKANRTFELEEARYLHDTSSNPDHSIDAEKINSIIDTLAGDKQKIIRMRFYEDLKFSDIAIKLNKSEDAIKKMFYRTLGELRGKF from the coding sequence TTGGCAATAGATAATTTAAATTACATAAATTTTAGTCAAAAAGAACTTGATGAGTTGTTTCGAGCTTCTTTGGCAGGAGACTCCAAAGCGTTCCGAACACTTTCAATCCATGTTCGGAATATTGCCTTTAGCTATTTCCAGTCTAAACAGCGTCAGGGAAAAATAATTAATACTGATGATGTTGACGATTTGACAAACAACGTTTATTTGGCATTTGCCGAGCAATATCAAAAGGTAGAAAACCTTGAATTCTGGCTTAGAAGAGTTCTTTTTTTAAGTTTTATTAACTGGTATAAAAAGAATAAAGCTAATCGAACTTTCGAGTTAGAGGAAGCCCGATATCTTCACGATACAAGTTCTAACCCGGATCACTCAATTGATGCAGAAAAAATTAACTCAATTATTGACACACTTGCAGGAGACAAACAAAAAATTATCCGAATGCGATTTTATGAAGATTTGAAATTCAGTGATATAGCAATTAAGTTAAACAAGTCAGAAGACGCCATAAAAAAAATGTTTTATAGAACTCTCGGTGAACTAAGAGGCAAATTTTAA